One Coprococcus phoceensis DNA window includes the following coding sequences:
- a CDS encoding recombinase family protein produces MKQQIYNTALYLRLSRDDELQGESSSITTQRSMLRLYAKEHHLNVIDEYIDDGWSGTNFERPSFQRMIEDIEAGKINCVVTKDLSRLGRNYIMTGQYTELYFPSHNVRYIAIDDGVDSEKGESEIAPFKNIINEWVARDTSRKVKSAFKTKFAEGAYYGAYAPLGYKKHPDIKGKLLVDEETKWIVEKIFSLAYQGYGSAKITKVLREEKVPTASWLNFTRYGTFAHIFEGKPESKRYEWTIAHVKAILKSEVYIGNSVHNRQSTVSFKSKKKVRKPESEWFRVENTHEPIIDKEVFYRVQEQIKSRRRQTKEKATPIFAGLVKCADCGWSMRFATNRANKTPYSYYACSYYGQFGKGTCSMHYIRYDVLYQAVLERLQYWAKAVQQDEEKVLNKIQKAGNAERIREKKKKASALKKAENRQNEIDRLFAKMYEDRACEKITERNFIMLSGKYQKEQIELEQQITNLREELSKMEQDMIGAERWIELIKEYSVPKELTAPLLNAMIEKILIHEATTNEENERIQEIEIYYRFIGKVD; encoded by the coding sequence TGCGTCTATATGCAAAAGAACATCATTTGAATGTGATTGATGAATATATTGATGACGGCTGGTCGGGAACAAATTTTGAAAGACCGAGTTTCCAGAGAATGATTGAAGATATAGAGGCAGGAAAAATCAACTGTGTTGTAACGAAAGACCTTTCCCGACTTGGCAGAAATTATATTATGACAGGACAATATACAGAATTGTATTTTCCCAGCCATAATGTCCGTTACATAGCGATTGACGACGGTGTAGACAGCGAAAAAGGCGAAAGTGAGATTGCACCATTTAAGAATATCATCAATGAATGGGTGGCAAGAGATACAAGCCGTAAAGTGAAATCTGCATTTAAGACAAAATTTGCAGAGGGTGCGTATTATGGGGCTTATGCTCCGTTAGGATATAAGAAACACCCCGACATCAAAGGAAAACTGCTGGTTGATGAGGAAACAAAATGGATTGTTGAAAAAATCTTCTCCCTAGCCTATCAAGGTTACGGTAGTGCCAAAATCACAAAGGTACTGCGAGAAGAAAAAGTTCCGACAGCGTCTTGGCTGAATTTCACAAGGTACGGTACTTTTGCACACATCTTTGAGGGAAAGCCCGAAAGCAAGCGTTATGAGTGGACGATTGCTCATGTCAAGGCAATCTTAAAAAGTGAAGTCTATATCGGAAACAGCGTTCATAATCGACAATCAACAGTTTCATTCAAGAGCAAGAAAAAAGTGCGTAAGCCCGAAAGTGAATGGTTTCGAGTAGAAAATACCCATGAACCGATTATTGACAAGGAAGTGTTCTATCGTGTGCAGGAACAGATAAAATCAAGGCGTAGACAGACAAAGGAAAAAGCAACGCCGATATTTGCAGGGCTTGTCAAGTGTGCGGATTGTGGCTGGTCTATGCGGTTTGCGACAAATAGGGCAAATAAAACGCCATACAGTTATTATGCTTGCAGTTACTACGGGCAGTTTGGCAAAGGTACTTGTTCTATGCACTATATCCGTTATGATGTGTTGTATCAAGCCGTATTGGAACGATTGCAGTATTGGGCTAAGGCAGTACAGCAGGACGAAGAAAAGGTGTTGAATAAGATACAAAAGGCTGGCAATGCAGAGCGAATACGGGAAAAGAAGAAAAAGGCAAGTGCCTTGAAGAAAGCCGAGAACCGACAAAATGAGATTGACCGCTTGTTTGCGAAAATGTACGAAGATAGAGCCTGTGAGAAGATAACGGAACGAAACTTCATCATGCTGTCGGGGAAATATCAGAAAGAACAGATAGAACTGGAACAGCAGATAACCAACCTAAGAGAAGAATTAAGTAAAATGGAACAGGATATGATAGGTGCTGAAAGGTGGATTGAGTTAATCAAGGAGTATTCCGTACCAAAGGAACTGACAGCACCGTTATTAAATGCAATGATAGAAAAAATCCTTATTCACGAAGCAACAACGAATGAGGAGAACGAAAGAATACAGGAAATAGAGATATATTACCGATTTATTGGAAAAGTAGACTGA
- a CDS encoding VOC family protein, with product MKLKNILIVVKDIEKSKRFYHDLFGLDMVLDNDGNMILTEGLVLQDEKIWKKFLGKDIIPKNNSCELYFEEQNMEAFIEKLETLYPSIQYVNHLMVHSWGQKVIRFYDLDGNLIEVGTPM from the coding sequence ATGAAATTAAAGAATATTTTGATTGTTGTAAAAGATATTGAAAAGTCAAAACGCTTTTATCATGATTTGTTTGGGCTTGATATGGTACTTGACAATGACGGTAACATGATTCTGACGGAAGGTCTTGTGTTACAGGATGAAAAAATATGGAAAAAATTTCTTGGAAAAGATATTATCCCGAAAAACAATTCTTGTGAGTTATATTTTGAGGAACAAAATATGGAAGCGTTTATTGAAAAACTGGAAACATTATATCCTTCGATTCAATATGTTAATCATCTCATGGTGCACAGCTGGGGACAGAAAGTAATTCGTTTTTATGATTTGGATGGCAATTTGATTGAGGTTGGAACGCCGATGTAG
- a CDS encoding MurR/RpiR family transcriptional regulator, with amino-acid sequence MFSYEEIQKYNETDICIYKYIVSNIDKVQYMTIRELAKAIHISTSTILRFCNKNNFEGYSDFKEALKKEIVLQNTYPPMEELQELSDFFARANSSAFEKKLLFAVDAIRNADLTIFVGMGSSGTLAKYGARYFANMGHFAVGLEDTLYPITTFQWKNTVVIALSESGETDRLIEAIHQFKQKQCTILSITNSSASTLAKMSDWNFSYHLSTKRINGGYNGTTQIPVIFIVEALAKRI; translated from the coding sequence ATGTTTTCATATGAGGAGATACAAAAATACAACGAAACAGATATTTGTATTTATAAGTATATTGTTTCCAATATTGATAAGGTTCAATATATGACTATTCGGGAACTGGCAAAAGCAATACATATCTCTACTTCAACGATATTACGTTTTTGTAATAAAAATAATTTTGAGGGATACTCTGATTTTAAAGAAGCCTTGAAAAAGGAAATTGTCTTACAAAATACATATCCTCCAATGGAAGAATTGCAGGAACTTTCTGATTTTTTTGCCAGAGCAAATTCGAGTGCGTTTGAAAAGAAATTGTTGTTTGCAGTCGATGCTATTCGAAATGCAGATTTGACAATTTTTGTGGGTATGGGATCATCCGGCACACTCGCAAAATATGGAGCAAGATATTTTGCAAATATGGGACATTTTGCAGTAGGATTAGAAGATACGCTTTATCCGATTACAACATTTCAATGGAAAAATACAGTTGTAATTGCTCTTTCTGAAAGTGGCGAAACAGATCGGTTGATTGAAGCTATTCACCAGTTCAAGCAAAAGCAATGCACGATATTAAGTATTACGAATTCGTCTGCATCAACGTTGGCAAAAATGTCTGATTGGAATTTTTCGTATCATTTGAGCACCAAACGTATCAATGGGGGATATAACGGAACTACACAGATTCCGGTTATTTTCATCGTTGAAGCTTTGGCAAAGAGAATATAA
- a CDS encoding sugar O-acetyltransferase, with protein MTELEKCMAGECYNCHDKIFLDFKSRATKLLKKYNALEYEQKEEKENILKELFGEIGTKVSVALPFLCDYGRNIHVGNNVSVNMNCTFVDCNKITIGDNVLIASNVQLYTATHPVELAERYVANLETEQLIRCTYALPIKIGNGCWLGGGVIVLPGVTIGDGSVIGAGSVVTKDIPENSLAVGNPCRVIRKINGESI; from the coding sequence TTGACTGAATTAGAAAAATGTATGGCAGGGGAGTGCTATAATTGTCATGACAAAATTTTTCTGGATTTTAAAAGTCGTGCAACAAAATTATTGAAAAAATATAATGCACTTGAATATGAACAGAAAGAAGAAAAAGAAAATATTTTAAAGGAGCTATTTGGAGAAATCGGTACAAAGGTATCAGTTGCATTACCGTTTCTCTGCGATTATGGGCGGAATATTCATGTGGGAAATAATGTATCTGTCAATATGAACTGTACTTTTGTAGACTGCAATAAAATTACCATTGGTGATAATGTGCTGATTGCATCAAATGTGCAGCTTTATACAGCAACACATCCTGTCGAGTTGGCAGAAAGATATGTTGCAAACTTAGAAACAGAACAATTAATCCGGTGTACCTATGCATTACCTATAAAAATTGGGAATGGTTGCTGGCTAGGTGGTGGCGTTATTGTTCTTCCGGGGGTAACGATAGGCGATGGCTCTGTTATAGGTGCTGGAAGTGTTGTTACAAAGGATATACCGGAAAATTCGCTGGCAGTAGGTAATCCGTGCAGGGTAATTCGTAAGATTAACGGAGAAAGTATATAA
- a CDS encoding HAD family hydrolase gives MFKIVAFDMDGTIADTIPMCIQAFQNSISPYVDHELGEKEIMKTFGLNEIGMVKSVVTQDWESAIKDFYDQYEQLHDKVTEMFPDMLRLLMFLKKQKIVVALITGKGEKCCAITLRKLGISNIFDEILCGSERAANKKENMEYLLCKYSISKDEFCYIGDTVEDIKVCRELGVMCISAAWKRHASTISLEKENPDYVFRYVQELYEYFQLEKVPQLKSPPICGKIERI, from the coding sequence ATGTTTAAGATCGTTGCTTTTGATATGGATGGAACAATAGCAGACACAATTCCAATGTGTATACAAGCGTTTCAAAACAGTATATCGCCGTATGTAGACCATGAACTTGGCGAAAAGGAAATTATGAAAACATTCGGTCTTAATGAAATAGGTATGGTCAAATCTGTTGTTACCCAAGATTGGGAATCTGCAATAAAGGACTTTTACGACCAATACGAGCAGCTGCATGATAAAGTTACAGAAATGTTTCCGGATATGTTAAGACTATTAATGTTTTTGAAAAAGCAAAAAATTGTAGTAGCGTTGATTACAGGGAAGGGTGAAAAATGTTGTGCAATTACGTTGAGAAAATTAGGAATATCAAACATATTTGATGAAATACTATGCGGTTCAGAAAGAGCTGCGAATAAAAAGGAAAATATGGAATATCTTCTGTGCAAATATTCTATATCTAAAGATGAATTTTGTTACATAGGTGACACTGTTGAAGATATAAAGGTTTGCAGAGAACTAGGAGTGATGTGTATTTCTGCGGCATGGAAGAGACATGCAAGTACAATTAGCTTAGAAAAAGAGAATCCTGATTACGTTTTTCGTTATGTTCAGGAGTTATATGAGTATTTTCAATTAGAAAAAGTTCCTCAATTGAAATCGCCCCCAATTTGTGGTAAGATTGAGAGGATTTAA
- a CDS encoding helix-turn-helix domain-containing protein produces MNTIAERIKFAMKAKNKKQVDIVKDTGISKGAFSSYLSGQYNPKADKLELIADSLDVDLRWLYGENVPMENAQKDDTALQYVFYNNSCSEYLLDDLDDMYIAMKTQYSALIPRFYVLVNRSGNEVHILPLFLREDSSEFYECPSDFFHADKHSVFTRDFDSISVELSTATVYYYGIDTKTYEPKVSTLSYSQADDCFYIDNGIQSGHIKAFEKELVKEALYLKHNPQ; encoded by the coding sequence ATGAATACAATCGCAGAACGGATTAAATTTGCCATGAAAGCAAAAAATAAAAAACAAGTAGATATAGTCAAAGATACTGGTATCAGCAAAGGAGCGTTCAGTTCCTATCTTTCGGGACAGTACAATCCGAAAGCCGATAAACTAGAACTGATTGCCGACTCTTTAGATGTAGATTTGCGTTGGCTTTACGGGGAAAATGTACCTATGGAAAATGCTCAAAAAGATGATACTGCTCTGCAATATGTCTTTTACAACAACTCCTGCTCCGAGTATCTTCTTGATGATTTAGATGATATGTATATCGCAATGAAAACACAGTATTCCGCCCTCATTCCACGCTTTTATGTCCTTGTCAACCGAAGCGGAAATGAAGTACACATACTGCCATTATTTTTAAGAGAAGATAGTTCCGAGTTCTACGAATGTCCGTCTGATTTTTTCCATGCAGACAAGCACAGCGTTTTCACAAGAGATTTTGACAGTATCAGCGTGGAACTTTCAACTGCCACCGTCTATTATTATGGAATTGATACAAAGACTTATGAACCGAAAGTTTCCACGCTGTCCTACTCACAAGCTGACGATTGCTTTTATATCGACAATGGAATACAGAGCGGTCACATAAAGGCATTTGAAAAAGAACTGGTAAAAGAAGCACTTTACTTAAAGCATAACCCCCAGTAA
- a CDS encoding replication initiation factor domain-containing protein has protein sequence MATPLQIGGMVNLEERSGSFLPELPYTNRGVIRQKEELSALIDWCQITIKEVPLEAVIEDVLRIPLELMTVTGYEKGIAGHEVVAIFDNIKVLKPTGNAQYQGFQILMSGKGCRNYENFLQLNEETWFDFLNRVCQYHINVPRIDLAIDDRKPYLSIPDLIVRTKEGLLSTKLREIDFHDSGELKEEVFQSKGGSLYLGSSASNLRLVFYEKGYEQNKKYGTELDENWNRYELRFRQEMAVSVVQELLRYRDVAGLAMEVLNSKIRFLEKPTDSMTTRKRLYPTYQAWAELMKDIGKVKLTMQPQKKSLQKVWEWLEKYVAPSLKLFAEVGKIEKRDYIGNLVKNGEMNITQKQLYDDYIKARRLEERG, from the coding sequence ATGGCAACGCCATTGCAGATAGGAGGTATGGTAAATTTGGAAGAAAGAAGCGGAAGTTTTCTTCCAGAACTCCCCTACACTAACAGGGGAGTAATACGACAGAAAGAAGAATTAAGTGCTTTGATAGACTGGTGTCAGATAACCATTAAGGAAGTTCCGTTAGAAGCAGTTATAGAAGATGTGCTGAGAATACCTTTGGAACTTATGACGGTAACAGGCTATGAAAAAGGGATTGCAGGGCATGAGGTTGTGGCAATCTTCGATAATATCAAGGTGCTAAAGCCGACAGGAAATGCACAGTATCAAGGCTTTCAGATTTTGATGAGTGGGAAAGGCTGTCGCAACTATGAGAATTTTTTACAACTCAATGAGGAAACATGGTTTGATTTCTTAAACAGAGTTTGTCAGTATCATATCAATGTTCCTCGGATTGATTTGGCGATAGATGATAGAAAACCGTATTTGAGTATTCCCGATTTGATTGTACGGACAAAAGAGGGATTGCTTTCCACAAAACTAAGGGAGATAGATTTTCACGACTCGGGAGAACTGAAAGAAGAAGTGTTTCAGAGTAAAGGTGGTAGTCTTTATCTCGGCAGTTCAGCCAGCAATTTGAGATTGGTATTTTATGAAAAAGGATATGAACAGAATAAAAAATATGGAACAGAATTAGACGAAAATTGGAATAGATATGAGTTGAGATTTCGGCAGGAAATGGCAGTTAGCGTAGTACAGGAATTATTGAGATATAGAGATGTGGCAGGACTGGCAATGGAAGTATTGAACAGCAAAATACGATTTTTAGAAAAGCCGACAGATAGCATGACAACACGAAAAAGACTTTATCCAACCTATCAAGCGTGGGCGGAACTGATGAAAGATATAGGCAAGGTAAAACTTACCATGCAACCACAGAAGAAAAGTCTGCAAAAGGTATGGGAGTGGTTGGAAAAGTATGTTGCCCCGTCTTTGAAACTGTTTGCAGAGGTTGGGAAGATAGAGAAAAGAGATTATATCGGTAATCTTGTAAAAAATGGAGAAATGAATATCACACAGAAACAGTTGTATGATGATTACATAAAAGCAAGAAGATTAGAGGAAAGGGGGTAA
- a CDS encoding excisionase → MEKALLNVKELSEYLGIGDTKARELLHNPYNNFTVRIGNRLYAHKARLDKWLNNQVVE, encoded by the coding sequence ATCGAGAAAGCATTATTAAACGTAAAGGAACTTTCAGAATATCTAGGGATTGGTGATACGAAAGCAAGGGAGCTTTTACATAATCCATATAATAATTTTACGGTTAGGATTGGAAATCGTCTGTATGCTCACAAAGCAAGATTAGATAAATGGCTGAATAATCAAGTTGTAGAGTAA
- a CDS encoding integrase DNA-binding domain-containing protein yields MGKSLNGKELGNGISQRKDGLYQARFINRFGKRQTIYAKTLNEVRHKLRTEQYNDEKAINVVDKNMTLDEWFDIWLSTCKKNCRSSTKGSYITHYKRIQEELGWRKLTSLNLIVMQEAFNKLKTDNARKNSKKILVDMLNRAVDTDLLVKNVAKQIIL; encoded by the coding sequence ATGGGTAAATCACTTAACGGGAAAGAATTAGGGAATGGTATATCTCAAAGAAAAGACGGATTATATCAAGCCCGATTTATCAATCGTTTCGGTAAAAGACAGACAATTTATGCAAAAACTTTAAATGAGGTAAGACATAAGTTGCGAACCGAACAGTATAATGATGAAAAAGCAATCAATGTTGTTGATAAGAATATGACATTAGATGAATGGTTCGATATATGGCTAAGCACTTGCAAGAAAAATTGCAGAAGTTCTACAAAGGGTTCTTATATTACCCACTATAAGCGTATTCAAGAAGAATTAGGGTGGCGAAAATTAACGTCGTTGAACCTAATTGTTATGCAAGAAGCGTTTAATAAATTGAAAACAGATAATGCAAGGAAAAATTCTAAAAAGATACTGGTAGATATGCTGAATAGGGCAGTTGATACAGATTTGCTTGTAAAGAATGTCGCAAAACAGATAATACTGTGA
- a CDS encoding tyrosine-type recombinase/integrase codes for MIAKEEKKERRVLTIRETELFLEQAKGTFYENLFILALETGLRVGELSALQWEDIDFKKKVIHVKHTLCYFSKNGKYVFEMHDTKTNNGKRTIPLTAKAINSLKCQKLQKQEIILKGKTAKEEFQNLVFVTKNNQPTQQFLINQCMQLVIQNMNKAGIDFSPFTLHTLRHTFATRAIECGMNPKTLQKLLGHGTLQMTMDLYCHVTEDTLFLEMEKFEKRCS; via the coding sequence GTGATTGCCAAAGAAGAGAAAAAAGAAAGGCGTGTTCTGACAATAAGGGAAACAGAGCTTTTCTTGGAACAGGCAAAAGGAACATTTTATGAAAATTTGTTTATTTTAGCATTAGAAACAGGATTGCGAGTGGGAGAGTTATCAGCTTTACAATGGGAAGATATAGATTTTAAGAAAAAAGTTATCCATGTAAAGCATACATTGTGTTATTTCAGTAAAAATGGAAAATATGTATTTGAAATGCACGACACCAAAACAAATAACGGAAAAAGAACCATTCCATTGACTGCAAAAGCAATCAATAGTCTAAAATGTCAAAAACTGCAAAAACAGGAAATCATTCTAAAAGGCAAAACTGCAAAGGAAGAATTTCAAAATCTTGTTTTTGTTACAAAGAATAATCAGCCGACACAACAGTTTTTAATCAATCAATGTATGCAGTTGGTTATTCAGAACATGAACAAAGCAGGTATAGATTTTTCCCCCTTTACATTGCACACACTTCGGCATACTTTTGCTACAAGAGCAATCGAATGTGGAATGAACCCAAAAACATTGCAGAAACTTTTGGGGCATGGCACATTACAAATGACAATGGACTTGTACTGTCATGTAACAGAAGATACGCTATTCTTGGAAATGGAAAAGTTCGAGAAAAGGTGTAGTTGA
- the pyrE gene encoding orotate phosphoribosyltransferase, producing MESYKKEFIDFMVESKVLKFGEFTLKSGRKSPFFMNAGGYVTGSQLKRLGEYYAKAIHDKYGDDFDVLFGPAYKGIPLSVVTAIAYSELYGKEIRYCSDRKEEKDHGADKGSFLGSSLKDGDRVVMIEDVTTSGKSMEETVPKVKGAADVKIVGLMVSLDRMEVGKGGVKCALEEVKDLYGFETNAIVTMAEVVKYLYNKEINGEVIIDDTLKAAIDAYYEQYGAK from the coding sequence ATGGAAAGTTATAAGAAAGAATTTATAGATTTTATGGTAGAGAGCAAAGTGTTGAAGTTCGGAGAGTTTACTTTAAAGAGTGGAAGAAAGTCTCCGTTTTTTATGAATGCGGGTGGATATGTAACAGGTTCTCAGCTGAAAAGACTCGGAGAGTACTATGCAAAAGCAATCCATGATAAATATGGAGATGATTTTGACGTGCTGTTCGGACCTGCTTACAAAGGAATTCCGCTTAGTGTTGTGACTGCAATTGCATACAGTGAGTTATACGGAAAAGAAATTCGCTATTGCTCAGACAGAAAAGAAGAGAAAGATCACGGCGCTGATAAAGGAAGTTTTCTTGGCAGCAGTTTAAAAGACGGTGACAGAGTTGTGATGATCGAGGATGTGACAACATCTGGAAAATCTATGGAAGAGACTGTGCCGAAAGTAAAAGGTGCCGCTGATGTGAAAATTGTTGGATTGATGGTGTCTTTAGACCGCATGGAAGTAGGAAAAGGCGGCGTAAAATGTGCATTGGAGGAAGTAAAAGATCTGTATGGATTTGAGACAAATGCGATTGTGACAATGGCAGAAGTAGTTAAATATCTGTATAACAAAGAAATCAATGGAGAAGTTATTATTGACGATACATTAAAAGCGGCAATTGACGCATATTATGAACAGTACGGAGCGAAATAA